The following proteins are co-located in the Pseudodesulfovibrio alkaliphilus genome:
- a CDS encoding helix-turn-helix domain-containing protein: protein MGQYKEIAPRLTGLRESIGWTVREMAELLRVDETTVAGYETGTMEIPVGYLLDVSRLCRVDLTTLISGREPHLKSHALVRKGEGFAVDRRKDYDYKSLGYKFAGRQMEPFLITVPPKSGEAMTETSHHGQEFIYLLEGRLELRLGGEPLILEPGDSVYFDSSTPHAMRGLDGREARFIDVIL, encoded by the coding sequence ATGGGACAATACAAGGAAATCGCGCCACGGCTGACAGGCCTGCGCGAGAGCATCGGCTGGACCGTCAGGGAGATGGCCGAGCTGCTGCGCGTGGACGAGACGACAGTGGCCGGATACGAAACGGGCACCATGGAGATTCCCGTGGGCTACCTGCTCGATGTCTCGCGCTTGTGCCGGGTGGACCTGACCACCCTCATCTCGGGCCGCGAGCCGCACCTCAAGTCCCACGCCCTGGTGCGCAAGGGCGAGGGGTTCGCCGTGGACCGGCGCAAGGACTACGACTACAAAAGCCTGGGCTACAAGTTCGCCGGGCGGCAGATGGAGCCGTTTCTCATCACCGTTCCGCCCAAGAGCGGCGAGGCCATGACCGAGACAAGCCACCACGGTCAGGAGTTCATCTATCTGCTCGAAGGCCGCCTGGAACTCAGGCTTGGCGGCGAACCGCTCATTCTCGAACCCGGCGATTCGGTCTACTTCGATTCCTCCACGCCCCATGCCATGCGCGGGCTGGACGGCCGCGAGGCCCGATTCATCGACGTGATTCTCTAG
- a CDS encoding AMP-binding protein gives MNTKPSFTSYDDMRANYRLRCPDDFNFAYDVLDAKRPDQSAMIHVDDTGVRRDLDFGFFQQGSRRLANALTGRGVKPGDRVMVILYRRVEYWTAMLALHRIGAVPIPSPSLLTTKDIAQRVNYAGITAILCEDSITQRVDAALPDCPGLHLRVQVGGAPAQGWLDFEAIMAQASPECPRTPATPGGPDPLVIFFSSGTTGMPKMVVHNHKYPYSHYTTAAVWHDLNPGDIHLTLSDTGWGKSVWGKFYGQWMADAVVFVWDFRGKFEADALLRVMAEHRVTTFCAPPTVYRFLVREDLSKHDLSALRHCTTAGELLNESVFHAWHKALGLPIYEGYGQTETTLQVATFPFMKPKAGSIGKPVPGWDIALLDESGKPVPQGEEGEICINIDSPVLGLFDSYMDEPEKTASVKFDGWYHTGDKAWADEDGYLWFMGRTDDLIKSSGYRIGPFEVESALVAHDAVIEAAVTGVPDEVRGQIVKATVVLAQGYVGDEALTKALQTFVRELTAPYKYPRIIEYVDELPKTISGKIKRKEIREADLEKYAV, from the coding sequence ATGAACACCAAACCCTCGTTCACCAGCTACGACGACATGCGGGCCAACTATCGGCTCCGCTGCCCCGACGACTTCAACTTTGCCTACGACGTGCTCGACGCCAAGCGGCCGGACCAGTCCGCCATGATCCATGTGGACGACACAGGCGTCCGGCGCGACCTCGACTTCGGCTTCTTCCAACAGGGCTCCCGCAGGCTGGCCAACGCCCTGACCGGGCGCGGGGTCAAGCCCGGCGACCGGGTCATGGTCATCCTCTACCGCAGGGTCGAATACTGGACCGCCATGCTCGCCCTGCACCGCATCGGCGCCGTGCCCATCCCCTCGCCCTCCCTGCTGACCACCAAGGACATCGCCCAGCGGGTCAACTACGCCGGAATAACCGCCATCCTCTGCGAGGACTCCATCACCCAACGCGTGGACGCGGCCCTGCCCGACTGCCCCGGTCTGCATCTGCGGGTCCAGGTGGGCGGTGCCCCAGCCCAGGGCTGGCTCGACTTCGAGGCGATCATGGCCCAGGCCTCGCCCGAATGCCCGCGCACCCCGGCCACCCCCGGCGGCCCCGATCCGCTGGTCATTTTCTTCTCCTCCGGCACCACCGGCATGCCCAAAATGGTCGTGCACAACCACAAATACCCATACAGCCACTACACCACCGCCGCTGTCTGGCACGACCTGAACCCGGGAGACATCCACCTGACCCTGTCCGACACCGGCTGGGGCAAATCCGTGTGGGGCAAGTTCTACGGCCAGTGGATGGCCGACGCCGTGGTCTTTGTCTGGGACTTTCGGGGCAAATTCGAGGCCGATGCCCTGCTGCGCGTGATGGCCGAACACCGCGTCACCACCTTCTGCGCCCCGCCCACGGTCTACCGCTTCCTGGTGCGCGAGGATCTCTCCAAGCACGATCTCTCGGCCCTGCGCCACTGCACCACCGCGGGCGAACTGCTCAACGAATCGGTCTTCCACGCCTGGCACAAGGCGCTGGGCCTGCCCATATACGAGGGCTACGGCCAGACCGAGACCACCCTCCAGGTTGCCACCTTCCCCTTCATGAAACCCAAGGCCGGGTCCATCGGCAAGCCCGTGCCCGGTTGGGACATCGCCCTGCTCGACGAATCGGGCAAGCCCGTGCCCCAGGGCGAGGAAGGGGAAATCTGCATCAACATCGACTCGCCCGTGCTCGGCCTCTTCGACAGCTACATGGACGAGCCGGAGAAGACCGCCTCGGTCAAGTTCGACGGCTGGTACCACACCGGAGACAAGGCCTGGGCCGACGAGGACGGCTACCTCTGGTTCATGGGCCGCACCGACGACCTGATCAAGAGCTCGGGCTACCGCATCGGGCCCTTTGAGGTGGAGTCCGCCCTGGTGGCCCACGACGCCGTGATCGAGGCCGCCGTCACAGGCGTGCCCGACGAGGTGCGCGGCCAGATCGTCAAGGCCACCGTGGTCCTCGCACAGGGGTACGTCGGGGACGAGGCGTTGACCAAGGCTCTCCAGACCTTTGTGCGCGAGCTGACCGCGCCCTACAAATACCCGCGCATCATCGAATACGTGGACGAACTGCCCAAGACCATCAGCGGCAAGATCAAACGCAAGGAAATCCGCGAGGCGGACCTCGAAAAATACGCTGTCTGA
- the nikA gene encoding nickel ABC transporter substrate-binding protein, whose product MKRAVFYLLSAAVLVASAMLGPVRADLGDTLNYSWAANVGPLNPHAYSPSQMFAQAMVYEPLVRYGEGGGLEPWLAESWDISADGRTYTFHLRKGVTFSDGTPFDAAAAKKNFDAVLLNSQRHNWLEFINQIADTVAVDEHTFQLVLKNAYYPTLQELCLIRPMRFLSPSGFPEDGNTGKGIKAPIGTGPWVLAETRKGEHDLFVANERYWGNKPKFKRLLVKVIPDSDGRAVAFQTGQIDLIFGSGGHGSGQIGIDTFNRFASMPGIETAISAPQATRVLAINSNLFPTSDLAVRQAILYGVNKAAMVKHIFLGVEPMADTLFSPDMPYCDLGLAPFAHDQQKAAALLDEAGWKQEKEAGYRTRDGRELAFDVCFVGNDSLQKSVAEVIQGDLKRLGIRVRLVGEEMDSFLTRQKSGEFGMIFGDTWGAPYDPHSFCSSMRKPAHADYQAQIGLPMKEEIDRKISEVLVSVDEEKRQELYRDILTTLHEQAVYLPLSYMTNITVHRPELKGVTFGPTKYEFPFELMSRER is encoded by the coding sequence ATGAAAAGAGCCGTGTTTTATCTTTTGTCGGCAGCCGTGCTGGTGGCGTCGGCCATGCTCGGGCCGGTTCGGGCCGATCTGGGCGACACCCTGAACTATTCCTGGGCTGCCAACGTGGGGCCCCTCAATCCCCACGCCTATTCGCCCAGCCAGATGTTCGCCCAGGCCATGGTCTACGAGCCCCTTGTCCGCTATGGCGAGGGAGGCGGGCTGGAGCCGTGGCTGGCCGAGTCCTGGGACATCTCGGCCGACGGGCGGACCTACACCTTCCATCTGCGCAAGGGCGTCACCTTTTCCGACGGCACCCCCTTTGACGCGGCAGCCGCGAAAAAGAACTTCGATGCCGTGCTCCTGAACTCCCAGCGGCACAACTGGCTGGAATTCATCAACCAGATCGCGGACACGGTGGCGGTGGACGAGCATACCTTCCAACTGGTTCTCAAAAACGCCTATTATCCGACACTGCAGGAACTCTGCCTGATACGACCCATGCGCTTCCTCTCCCCCTCGGGCTTCCCTGAGGACGGCAACACCGGCAAGGGAATCAAGGCGCCCATCGGCACCGGCCCCTGGGTGCTCGCCGAAACCCGCAAGGGCGAGCACGATCTCTTTGTTGCCAACGAACGCTACTGGGGCAACAAGCCCAAGTTCAAACGCCTGCTGGTCAAGGTCATCCCGGATTCCGACGGCCGGGCCGTCGCCTTCCAGACCGGCCAGATCGATCTCATCTTCGGTTCCGGTGGCCACGGCAGCGGCCAGATCGGCATCGACACCTTCAACCGCTTCGCCTCCATGCCCGGCATAGAGACCGCCATTTCCGCCCCCCAGGCCACCAGGGTGCTGGCCATCAACAGCAACCTGTTTCCCACCAGCGACCTCGCCGTGCGTCAGGCCATCCTGTACGGAGTGAACAAGGCGGCCATGGTCAAGCACATCTTCCTGGGCGTGGAGCCCATGGCCGACACCCTGTTCTCGCCGGACATGCCTTACTGCGACCTGGGCCTGGCCCCCTTTGCCCACGACCAGCAAAAGGCCGCCGCCCTTCTGGACGAAGCAGGATGGAAACAGGAGAAAGAGGCCGGGTATCGCACCCGCGACGGCCGGGAGCTGGCCTTTGACGTGTGCTTTGTCGGCAACGACAGCCTGCAGAAGTCCGTGGCCGAGGTCATCCAGGGCGACCTGAAGCGCCTGGGCATCAGGGTCCGCCTCGTGGGCGAGGAGATGGACTCCTTCCTCACCCGCCAAAAGAGCGGCGAGTTCGGCATGATCTTCGGCGACACCTGGGGCGCCCCCTATGACCCCCACTCCTTTTGCAGTTCCATGCGCAAACCGGCCCATGCGGACTATCAGGCCCAGATCGGTCTGCCCATGAAGGAAGAAATCGACCGCAAGATCAGCGAGGTGCTCGTCAGTGTGGACGAGGAGAAACGCCAGGAGCTGTACCGCGACATCCTGACCACCCTGCACGAGCAGGCCGTGTATCTCCCCCTTTCCTACATGACCAACATCACGGTTCACCGGCCGGAGCTCAAGGGGGTTACCTTCGGGCCAACCAAGTATGAATTTCCTTTTGAGCTTATGTCCCGGGAGAGGTGA
- the nikB gene encoding nickel ABC transporter permease subunit NikB: MLRYIAKRLLILIPMLLAVSVVVFLILRLGQNDPAMSYLRLSNIPPTDEALAVARQDLGLDLPLPAQYAQWLGKALVLDFGRSYVTGLPVLSEILFYLPNTLKLAGFSLLLTLIISLPLGIWSALEKDRLPDHATRAFAFAGVSMPGFWLAFILVWLFSIQLGWLPPLGMGGLDHMIMPALSMSLMSMAINTRLIRGNMLDNMHTRYVLYARARGLPERVVVGRHVLTNSLIPVVTAIGMHVGELFGGAVIAESIFSWPGVGRFAVSAIYNRDYPVMQCFILIMTAIFVLMNLCVDILYAWLDPRIRLQGGGNR, from the coding sequence ATGCTGCGCTACATCGCCAAGCGGCTGCTGATTCTCATCCCGATGCTGCTGGCCGTCTCGGTCGTGGTCTTCCTGATCCTCAGGCTCGGGCAGAACGACCCGGCCATGTCGTATCTGCGGCTGTCCAACATCCCGCCCACGGACGAGGCACTGGCTGTGGCCCGGCAGGATCTTGGGCTTGACCTGCCGCTGCCCGCCCAGTACGCGCAGTGGCTGGGCAAGGCCCTGGTGCTGGACTTCGGCCGCTCCTATGTCACCGGCCTGCCCGTGCTTTCCGAAATCCTCTTCTATCTGCCAAACACCCTGAAGCTGGCCGGGTTTTCCCTGCTGCTGACCCTGATCATAAGCCTGCCCCTGGGCATCTGGTCCGCCCTGGAGAAGGACCGGCTCCCGGACCACGCCACCCGCGCCTTTGCCTTTGCCGGAGTGTCCATGCCCGGATTCTGGCTCGCCTTCATCCTGGTGTGGCTTTTCTCCATCCAGCTTGGCTGGCTGCCGCCGCTAGGCATGGGCGGGCTCGACCACATGATCATGCCCGCCCTGTCCATGTCCCTGATGTCCATGGCCATCAACACCCGGCTCATCCGCGGCAACATGCTCGACAACATGCACACCCGCTACGTGCTCTATGCCAGGGCCCGCGGCCTGCCCGAGCGGGTAGTGGTGGGTCGGCACGTCCTGACCAACTCCCTCATCCCGGTGGTCACGGCCATCGGTATGCACGTGGGCGAGCTTTTCGGCGGCGCGGTCATCGCCGAGAGCATCTTTTCCTGGCCCGGCGTGGGCCGCTTCGCGGTCTCGGCCATCTATAACCGCGACTATCCCGTCATGCAGTGCTTCATCCTGATCATGACGGCCATCTTCGTGCTCATGAACCTGTGCGTGGACATCCTCTACGCCTGGCTCGACCCCAGAATACGGCTTCAGGGAGGCGGCAACCGATGA
- the nikC gene encoding nickel ABC transporter permease subunit NikC, with the protein MTRNDLAGTIRKRCVLVLATVMAAAVCATALFAPILAPDDPTAVVLERKFAPPSLEHPLGCDHLGRDVLSRLVYGTRTSISSVAAILAIVLVLGFVVGTISGYAGGIVDSTLMRFCDVFLTFPTFILAMFLIGVLGTGMVNVILAVALTHWAWYARIIRSMVLTLKNRDYVLAARVAGTGRVMTVVRHVLPPVFAQLIILSTLDIGHMMLHVSGLSFLGLGVTPPMPEWGVMISDARQFFWTNPMLVMLPGVMIFITVMAFNLLGDALRDSFDPALAAQEETR; encoded by the coding sequence ATGACCAGGAACGATCTCGCCGGAACCATCCGCAAGCGCTGCGTCCTCGTCCTGGCCACGGTCATGGCCGCGGCCGTATGCGCCACAGCCCTCTTCGCCCCGATCCTGGCCCCGGACGATCCCACCGCCGTGGTTCTGGAACGGAAATTCGCCCCGCCCTCCCTCGAACACCCGCTCGGATGCGACCATCTGGGCCGGGACGTGCTCTCCCGGCTGGTCTACGGCACCCGCACCTCCATAAGCTCCGTGGCGGCGATCCTCGCCATCGTCCTGGTGCTGGGCTTTGTGGTGGGCACCATCTCGGGCTATGCCGGCGGCATTGTCGATTCGACGCTGATGCGCTTTTGCGATGTCTTTCTCACCTTCCCGACCTTCATCCTGGCCATGTTCCTCATCGGCGTCCTGGGTACCGGCATGGTCAATGTCATCCTCGCCGTGGCCCTTACCCACTGGGCATGGTACGCACGCATCATCCGCAGCATGGTCCTCACCCTCAAGAACCGAGACTATGTGCTGGCGGCCCGCGTGGCCGGAACAGGCCGGGTCATGACCGTGGTGCGCCATGTCCTGCCGCCGGTCTTCGCCCAGCTGATAATCCTCTCCACCCTGGACATCGGCCACATGATGCTGCACGTCTCGGGGCTCTCCTTCCTGGGCCTGGGCGTCACCCCGCCCATGCCCGAATGGGGGGTCATGATCAGCGATGCGCGGCAGTTCTTCTGGACCAATCCCATGCTGGTCATGCTCCCCGGCGTCATGATCTTTATCACGGTCATGGCCTTCAACCTGCTTGGCGATGCCCTGCGGGACTCCTTTGACCCCGCCCTGGCGGCACAGGAGGAAACCCGATGA
- a CDS encoding ATP-binding cassette domain-containing protein, which translates to MTPPFLEVRDLRVRSAGKELLAGIDFSARKGEVLGMVGASGSGKSLTCLSVLDLLPRGLSMEGSVLVEGKTLNGKNDRRCIRGRKVAMILQNPMSCFDPVFTIRTHFKETLAAHDMLGPDAESEVLEALREVGFADPGQVPDLYPFQMSGGMLQRVMVALALILKAPFLIADEPTTDLDTVAQAKVLDLLEELKRRRGLGMLLVTHDLGVIARLADSVAVVHQGRIIERGSVNDIFRAPRHEFTQELIATHLQFSAPHHGSFDHVSHHP; encoded by the coding sequence ATGACCCCCCCGTTCCTGGAAGTCCGCGATCTGCGGGTGCGCTCCGCGGGCAAGGAGCTGCTCGCGGGCATCGACTTCTCGGCCCGCAAGGGCGAGGTGCTGGGCATGGTCGGAGCCAGCGGCAGCGGCAAGTCCCTGACCTGCCTGAGCGTGCTCGATCTGCTGCCCAGGGGACTGTCCATGGAGGGCAGCGTCCTTGTGGAGGGCAAGACCCTGAACGGCAAAAACGACAGACGCTGCATTCGGGGACGCAAGGTGGCCATGATCCTGCAAAACCCCATGAGCTGCTTTGACCCGGTCTTCACCATCCGCACGCATTTCAAGGAGACCCTGGCCGCCCACGACATGCTCGGCCCGGACGCCGAGAGCGAGGTTCTCGAAGCGCTCAGGGAAGTGGGCTTCGCCGACCCGGGCCAGGTGCCGGACCTCTATCCCTTTCAGATGAGCGGCGGCATGCTCCAGCGGGTCATGGTCGCCCTGGCCCTGATCCTCAAGGCCCCCTTCCTCATTGCCGACGAGCCCACCACCGATCTCGACACCGTGGCCCAGGCCAAGGTCCTGGACCTGCTGGAAGAACTCAAGCGGCGGCGCGGCCTGGGCATGCTCCTGGTCACTCATGACCTTGGCGTCATCGCCCGTCTGGCCGACAGCGTCGCGGTGGTGCACCAGGGCAGGATCATCGAACGCGGCAGCGTCAACGACATCTTCCGGGCACCCAGACACGAATTCACCCAGGAGCTGATCGCCACCCACCTGCAATTTTCGGCACCGCATCACGGGAGCTTTGACCATGTCAGTCATCACCCTTGA
- a CDS encoding ABC transporter ATP-binding protein: protein MSVITLDNVTKSYGRGGFFRKQERVRVLQGVSLSLAAGECLGLVGRSGSGKSTLGRLALGLEKPDTGSVSILGQDVTGIRTLPPSIRREVQVVFQDAIGSTNPRMTAGQIIAEPLRNFDRLSGRRLRERTAELLEQVGLSPDDAAKLPGRFSGGQLQRICIARALAPSPRVIVLDEAVSSLDMLIQARILDLLDSLRHKLGTAYLFVTHDLRLVRRFCDRAFILSDGTLHGFDPQRITAMSGLRDLDELSGAILPPMPGQDDQKPARTSSLAAG, encoded by the coding sequence ATGTCAGTCATCACCCTTGACAACGTCACCAAATCCTACGGCCGGGGCGGTTTCTTCCGCAAACAGGAGCGCGTCCGGGTCCTGCAGGGCGTCTCCCTGTCCCTGGCCGCCGGGGAATGCCTCGGGCTCGTGGGCAGAAGCGGCAGCGGCAAGAGCACCCTGGGCCGCCTCGCGCTGGGCCTGGAAAAACCGGATACCGGCAGCGTCAGCATCCTCGGGCAGGATGTCACCGGCATCCGCACACTGCCTCCGTCCATACGCCGTGAGGTGCAGGTGGTCTTTCAGGACGCCATAGGGTCCACCAACCCGCGCATGACCGCAGGCCAGATCATCGCCGAACCCCTGCGCAATTTCGACAGGCTCTCGGGCCGCCGCCTCAGGGAGCGCACCGCCGAGCTGCTGGAACAGGTCGGCCTCTCCCCAGACGACGCGGCCAAGCTGCCCGGCCGGTTCAGCGGCGGCCAGCTCCAACGCATCTGCATCGCCCGCGCCCTGGCTCCGTCCCCCAGGGTCATTGTTCTGGACGAAGCCGTGAGCAGCCTCGACATGCTCATCCAGGCCCGCATCCTGGACCTGCTCGACTCCCTGCGCCACAAGCTCGGCACGGCCTATCTCTTTGTCACCCACGACCTTCGGCTTGTGCGGCGCTTCTGCGACCGCGCCTTCATCCTGAGCGATGGAACCCTGCACGGCTTTGACCCGCAGAGGATCACCGCCATGAGCGGGCTGCGCGACCTGGACGAACTCTCCGGGGCCATCCTCCCCCCCATGCCGGGCCAGGACGATCAGAAGCCCGCCCGTACTTCGAGCCTGGCCGCTGGCTGA
- a CDS encoding DMT family transporter has translation MNASLHAPVCLTLAMILVGSSVVAGKIMVEELPVQFASALRFALALVILLPLLRMREGGLPRLSRRSWLILAVQGLCGSFLFTVCLLHGLALTAPSSAGVITATTPACMGLIAWLGMGERPTRRAGLGILLSVAGLLAVNAASDPGTGSMPFVGNMLVLGAVCFESFFLLLRKGVTEPLTPLAAATAVSLFGLVWFLPGAAWDLIFTIPASGGFGAVSVVGWVSVAYYGVFVTVLAYLFWFAGVTRVSAATAGVFTSVMPVSALILSAAILGESVGLSRIVGCACVLAGLVLISRR, from the coding sequence GTGAACGCATCCCTCCATGCCCCTGTTTGTCTGACCCTGGCCATGATCCTGGTGGGCAGTTCGGTGGTGGCCGGCAAGATCATGGTCGAGGAATTGCCCGTGCAATTTGCCTCGGCCCTGCGTTTCGCCCTGGCCTTGGTCATTCTTCTGCCGCTTCTGCGGATGCGCGAGGGCGGCTTGCCCCGGCTTTCTCGCCGATCGTGGCTGATCCTGGCGGTTCAGGGCCTGTGCGGCTCATTTCTGTTTACGGTCTGCCTGCTCCACGGGCTGGCATTGACCGCTCCGTCCAGTGCCGGGGTCATCACGGCCACCACACCGGCCTGCATGGGGCTCATCGCCTGGCTGGGCATGGGCGAGCGGCCCACGCGTCGGGCCGGGCTGGGCATATTGCTGTCCGTGGCTGGCCTGCTGGCCGTCAATGCCGCGTCTGATCCGGGTACAGGGTCCATGCCCTTTGTCGGGAATATGCTGGTGCTCGGAGCTGTGTGCTTCGAGTCGTTCTTTCTGCTTCTGCGCAAGGGAGTGACCGAGCCGCTCACGCCTCTGGCCGCGGCCACGGCGGTGTCGCTTTTCGGGCTGGTCTGGTTCCTGCCCGGCGCGGCCTGGGACCTGATCTTCACGATTCCCGCTTCCGGGGGATTTGGCGCGGTGTCAGTCGTGGGCTGGGTTTCGGTGGCCTACTATGGCGTGTTCGTCACCGTGCTCGCCTATCTGTTCTGGTTTGCAGGCGTGACCAGGGTGAGCGCGGCCACGGCCGGGGTCTTCACCTCGGTCATGCCCGTGTCTGCCCTGATCCTTTCGGCCGCGATCCTGGGCGAGTCCGTGGGGCTGTCCCGGATTGTCGGGTGCGCCTGCGTACTGGCGGGCCTTGTGCTCATCTCGCGCCGCTAA
- a CDS encoding AraC family transcriptional regulator, with product MEHYQEEPRPGCEFAIMTVPPGLGGVELLHARYVTQRFSRHFHEGYALGCIEAGSMRFRYMGQEVVAARGQVNLVVPGEVHDGHGAAPGGWAYRMFYLRPEVLAGATGDALPDFRMGVIDDPGLAARIVLTHRLLERPWTPRMEKETRLMALLREWIGGWAEERCRRPRAGREHRAVARAREVIRAEYGEDLSLGRLAREAGLSPWHLVRVFEGEVGVTPHVYLTQVRVDRARRMLAGPGRIADIAVECGFADQAHLTRLFKRQTGMTPGGFRKNLQNRAAGQG from the coding sequence ATGGAACACTATCAGGAAGAGCCGCGTCCGGGGTGCGAGTTTGCGATCATGACCGTGCCGCCGGGGCTCGGCGGGGTGGAGCTGTTACACGCACGGTATGTGACCCAGCGGTTTTCGCGCCATTTCCACGAGGGGTACGCGCTGGGCTGCATCGAGGCCGGGTCCATGCGTTTCCGGTACATGGGCCAGGAGGTGGTGGCGGCCAGGGGGCAGGTCAATCTGGTGGTGCCGGGCGAGGTGCACGACGGACATGGAGCCGCGCCGGGAGGGTGGGCCTACCGGATGTTCTATCTGCGGCCCGAGGTGCTGGCAGGGGCGACGGGCGATGCCTTGCCCGACTTTCGCATGGGGGTGATCGACGACCCTGGCCTGGCCGCCCGGATCGTGCTTACACACCGGCTTCTGGAGCGGCCCTGGACGCCGCGCATGGAAAAGGAGACCCGCCTCATGGCGCTGCTGCGCGAGTGGATCGGCGGTTGGGCCGAGGAGCGCTGCCGTCGCCCTCGGGCCGGGCGGGAGCATCGCGCCGTGGCCCGCGCCAGGGAGGTCATTCGGGCGGAGTATGGCGAGGACCTCTCCCTTGGGCGGCTGGCCCGCGAGGCCGGGCTCTCGCCCTGGCATCTGGTGCGCGTCTTCGAGGGCGAGGTCGGCGTCACCCCGCATGTCTATTTGACCCAGGTGCGGGTGGACCGGGCCCGCCGGATGCTGGCCGGGCCGGGCCGCATCGCGGATATCGCCGTTGAATGCGGTTTTGCCGATCAGGCACACCTGACCCGTCTCTTCAAGCGCCAGACAGGGATGACGCCCGGCGGCTTCCGCAAGAATCTTCAAAACCGGGCGGCCGGGCAAGGGTAA
- a CDS encoding alpha-L-glutamate ligase-like protein translates to MPRLRFITPARLKELGIVGMNMRNVRLISENNPRRLFPLVDDKLKTKVMAEAAGIPVPRLLGVVRVQQQVRELVPFLSGQPDFVIKPANGSGGKGILVITGREGEGFVKSDGMVISRADLHRHTSNILSGLFSLGGRADVAMLEERIIFSDVFDGFSFQGVPDIRVIVYKGYPVMAMARLSTVNSRGKANLHQGAVGTGVDIGTGCALLSIQHGTPLKTHPDTGKRLADLVIPEWADCLALASRCHEMTGLGYLGVDIVLDKHRGPVILELNARPGLAIQMANGTGLMVRLAAIDALDQPHESVAERVAFSQASFRSQ, encoded by the coding sequence ATGCCCAGGCTACGCTTCATCACACCCGCCCGGCTGAAGGAGCTGGGCATCGTCGGCATGAACATGCGCAACGTCCGGCTCATCAGCGAGAACAACCCGCGCCGCCTGTTCCCCCTGGTTGACGACAAGCTCAAGACCAAGGTGATGGCCGAAGCGGCGGGCATCCCGGTTCCGAGACTGCTGGGCGTGGTTCGCGTTCAGCAGCAGGTCAGGGAGCTTGTGCCGTTCCTGAGCGGTCAGCCGGACTTTGTGATCAAACCGGCCAACGGGAGCGGGGGCAAGGGGATACTGGTGATCACCGGGCGAGAAGGCGAGGGGTTCGTCAAGTCGGACGGCATGGTCATCAGCCGGGCCGATCTGCACAGGCATACATCCAACATTCTCAGCGGGCTCTTCAGTCTCGGCGGCAGGGCGGACGTTGCCATGCTTGAAGAAAGAATCATCTTTTCGGATGTGTTCGACGGCTTCTCATTCCAGGGCGTCCCGGACATCCGGGTCATTGTCTACAAGGGATATCCGGTCATGGCCATGGCTCGGCTTTCCACAGTCAACTCCAGAGGCAAAGCCAATCTGCATCAGGGGGCGGTGGGCACGGGCGTGGACATCGGCACCGGGTGCGCCCTGCTGTCCATTCAGCACGGCACTCCCCTTAAGACGCATCCAGACACGGGGAAACGTCTGGCCGATCTGGTGATTCCCGAGTGGGCCGACTGCCTGGCCCTGGCCTCGCGTTGCCACGAGATGACCGGCCTGGGCTACCTCGGTGTGGACATCGTCCTGGACAAACACCGAGGCCCGGTTATCCTGGAGCTCAACGCCCGCCCCGGCCTTGCCATACAGATGGCCAACGGGACTGGCCTCATGGTGCGCCTGGCGGCCATTGATGCCCTTGACCAGCCGCACGAATCTGTGGCGGAGCGCGTGGCGTTTTCCCAGGCCAGCTTTCGTTCACAATAA